The Chiloscyllium punctatum isolate Juve2018m chromosome 45, sChiPun1.3, whole genome shotgun sequence genome has a segment encoding these proteins:
- the slc25a55a gene encoding solute carrier family 25 member 55a isoform X2, translating to MSNHQISLPAKLINGGAAGLIGVTCVFPVDLAKTRLQNQRSGQRTYTSMMDCLIKTVRSEGYFGMYRGAAVNLTLVTPEKAIKLAANDFFRQYLSKNGKGLNVFKEMLAGCGAGICQVIVTTPMEMLKIQLQDAGRLAQQRLILPSSSSTKVVATNPVLSRAYNVGPAVTKPISATQIAKDLFYSQGFRGLYKGLGATILRDVPFSVIYFPLFANLNKLGQNSLDGKASFFHSFLSGCVAGSVAAVAVNPCDVIKTRFQSLHKGANEETYSGIVDCARKIWVNEGPSAFLKGSGCRALVIAPLFGIAQMVYFVGVGEFVLGFSRFEVY from the exons CCTTCCTGCTAAACTCATCAATGGTGGAGCTGCTGGATTGATAGGAGTGACTTGTGTTTTTCCAGTAGACTTGGCCAAGACCAGGCTGCAGAACCAAAGGAGTGGGCAGCGTACCTACACCAGCAT GATGGACTGTCTAATTAAGACTGTGCGTTCTGAAGGATATTTTGGAATGTACAGAG GTGCAGCTGTGAACCTAACATTGGTAACACCTGAGAAGGCCATTAAACTTGCTGCAAATGACTTTTTCCGTCAATATTTGTCAAAAAATGG TAAAGGCTTAAATGTGTTCAAAGAAATGCTGGCAGGTTGTGGGGCAGGAATCTGTCAGGTTATTGTCACTACTCCTATGGAGATGCTGAAAATCCAGCTCCAAGATGCTGGCAGATTAG CTCAGCAACGATTGATTTTGCCTTCAAGCTCATCCACTAAAGTTGTTGCCACCAACCCAGTACTGAGTCGGGCCTATAATGTTGGCCCTGCTGTTACCAAGCCAATCTCTGCTACCCAGATTGCCAAAGATTTATTCTACTCTCAAGGGTTCAGAGGGCTCTACAAAGGATTAGGAGCCACTATACTGAG GGATGTTCCATTCTCTGTCATCTACTTCCCATTGTTTGCCAACTTGAACAAACTTGGACAAAATTCATTGGATGGGAAAGCCTCCTTCTTCCATTCATTTTTATCAGGATGCGTTGCTGGTTCTGTTGCTGCTGTAGCTGTCAACCCATGTGATG TGATCAAAACACGATTTCAGTCTCTACATAAAGGGGCAAATGAAGAAACCTACAGTGGAATTGTTGACTGTGCAAG GAAAATCTGGGTGAATGAGGGTCCTTCTGCATTTCTGAAAGGATCTGGCTGCCGAGCACTAGTCATTGCACCACTCTTTGGCATTGCACAGATGGTTTACTTTGTAGGAGTAGGAGAATTCGTCTTGGGATTTTCGCGGTTTGAGGTGTACTAA
- the slc25a55a gene encoding solute carrier family 25 member 55a isoform X1: protein MSNHQISLPAKLINGGAAGLIGVTCVFPVDLAKTRLQNQRSGQRTYTSMMDCLIKTVRSEGYFGMYRGAAVNLTLVTPEKAIKLAANDFFRQYLSKNGKGLNVFKEMLAGCGAGICQVIVTTPMEMLKIQLQDAGRLAAQQRLILPSSSSTKVVATNPVLSRAYNVGPAVTKPISATQIAKDLFYSQGFRGLYKGLGATILRDVPFSVIYFPLFANLNKLGQNSLDGKASFFHSFLSGCVAGSVAAVAVNPCDVIKTRFQSLHKGANEETYSGIVDCARKIWVNEGPSAFLKGSGCRALVIAPLFGIAQMVYFVGVGEFVLGFSRFEVY from the exons CCTTCCTGCTAAACTCATCAATGGTGGAGCTGCTGGATTGATAGGAGTGACTTGTGTTTTTCCAGTAGACTTGGCCAAGACCAGGCTGCAGAACCAAAGGAGTGGGCAGCGTACCTACACCAGCAT GATGGACTGTCTAATTAAGACTGTGCGTTCTGAAGGATATTTTGGAATGTACAGAG GTGCAGCTGTGAACCTAACATTGGTAACACCTGAGAAGGCCATTAAACTTGCTGCAAATGACTTTTTCCGTCAATATTTGTCAAAAAATGG TAAAGGCTTAAATGTGTTCAAAGAAATGCTGGCAGGTTGTGGGGCAGGAATCTGTCAGGTTATTGTCACTACTCCTATGGAGATGCTGAAAATCCAGCTCCAAGATGCTGGCAGATTAG CAGCTCAGCAACGATTGATTTTGCCTTCAAGCTCATCCACTAAAGTTGTTGCCACCAACCCAGTACTGAGTCGGGCCTATAATGTTGGCCCTGCTGTTACCAAGCCAATCTCTGCTACCCAGATTGCCAAAGATTTATTCTACTCTCAAGGGTTCAGAGGGCTCTACAAAGGATTAGGAGCCACTATACTGAG GGATGTTCCATTCTCTGTCATCTACTTCCCATTGTTTGCCAACTTGAACAAACTTGGACAAAATTCATTGGATGGGAAAGCCTCCTTCTTCCATTCATTTTTATCAGGATGCGTTGCTGGTTCTGTTGCTGCTGTAGCTGTCAACCCATGTGATG TGATCAAAACACGATTTCAGTCTCTACATAAAGGGGCAAATGAAGAAACCTACAGTGGAATTGTTGACTGTGCAAG GAAAATCTGGGTGAATGAGGGTCCTTCTGCATTTCTGAAAGGATCTGGCTGCCGAGCACTAGTCATTGCACCACTCTTTGGCATTGCACAGATGGTTTACTTTGTAGGAGTAGGAGAATTCGTCTTGGGATTTTCGCGGTTTGAGGTGTACTAA
- the slc25a55a gene encoding solute carrier family 25 member 55a isoform X3, with protein MLAGCGAGICQVIVTTPMEMLKIQLQDAGRLAAQQRLILPSSSSTKVVATNPVLSRAYNVGPAVTKPISATQIAKDLFYSQGFRGLYKGLGATILRDVPFSVIYFPLFANLNKLGQNSLDGKASFFHSFLSGCVAGSVAAVAVNPCDVIKTRFQSLHKGANEETYSGIVDCARKIWVNEGPSAFLKGSGCRALVIAPLFGIAQMVYFVGVGEFVLGFSRFEVY; from the exons ATGCTGGCAGGTTGTGGGGCAGGAATCTGTCAGGTTATTGTCACTACTCCTATGGAGATGCTGAAAATCCAGCTCCAAGATGCTGGCAGATTAG CAGCTCAGCAACGATTGATTTTGCCTTCAAGCTCATCCACTAAAGTTGTTGCCACCAACCCAGTACTGAGTCGGGCCTATAATGTTGGCCCTGCTGTTACCAAGCCAATCTCTGCTACCCAGATTGCCAAAGATTTATTCTACTCTCAAGGGTTCAGAGGGCTCTACAAAGGATTAGGAGCCACTATACTGAG GGATGTTCCATTCTCTGTCATCTACTTCCCATTGTTTGCCAACTTGAACAAACTTGGACAAAATTCATTGGATGGGAAAGCCTCCTTCTTCCATTCATTTTTATCAGGATGCGTTGCTGGTTCTGTTGCTGCTGTAGCTGTCAACCCATGTGATG TGATCAAAACACGATTTCAGTCTCTACATAAAGGGGCAAATGAAGAAACCTACAGTGGAATTGTTGACTGTGCAAG GAAAATCTGGGTGAATGAGGGTCCTTCTGCATTTCTGAAAGGATCTGGCTGCCGAGCACTAGTCATTGCACCACTCTTTGGCATTGCACAGATGGTTTACTTTGTAGGAGTAGGAGAATTCGTCTTGGGATTTTCGCGGTTTGAGGTGTACTAA